The Cucumis melo cultivar AY chromosome 6, USDA_Cmelo_AY_1.0, whole genome shotgun sequence genome includes a region encoding these proteins:
- the LOC103483408 gene encoding putative ABC transporter C family member 15 isoform X4, whose product MNQLQFFNSFSLPIYKLSQLGANWQWREFDSTSSCLWECISIGVHLVFLGSLLIQILQSFVSWIWNSFDVESKSTDQAAENCPISRKLSVSYRAIVGCSFSMLVIHVLMVFVLQNGSVSHCNSRIEVLSSEITRVIAWGGAIFAVFRVLRDKSVKYPWILRGWWFCSFVLLIVHVGLDAYFGNVKHLGVQVQDYAEFFSILPSIFLFGLSIYGHTNIVFNVHNGLEDPLLTEKCLDQERDEKDSPYGRATLFQLITFSWLNPLFAVGYTKPLEQVDIPNVCKIDSAEFLSHSFDDTLNFVRKKNNSTKPSIYETIYLFGRKKAAINALFAVISAATSYVGPYLIDDFVNFLTQKKMRTLSSGYLLALAFVGAKTIETIAQRQWIFGARQLGLRLRAALISHIYQKGLRLSSRSRQSCSSGEILNYMSVDIQRITDFSWYLNTLWMLPIQISLAMYILHTNLGVGSLGALAATLIVMSCNIPMTRIQKSYQTKIMEAKDNRMKTTSEVLRNMKTLKLQAWDTQYLQKLESLRKVEHHWLWKSLRLMGISAFVFWAAPTFISVTTFGVCVLLRIELTAGRVLSALATFRMLQDPIFNLPDLLSALAQGKVSADRVASYLHEDEIQQDSITYVSRDITEFDIEIDNGKFSWDLETRRASLDQINLKVKRGMKVAVCGTVGSGKSSLLSCILGEIEKLSGTVKISGTKAYVPQSPWILSGNIKENILFGNEYESIKYNRTINACALAKDLELFSCGDLTEIGERGINMSGGQKQRIQIARAVYQDADIYLLDDPFSAVDAHTGTQLFEDCLMGALKEKTIIYVTHQVEFLPAADLILVMQNGRIAQAGGFEELLKQNIGFEVLVGAHSQALESIVTVENSSRRPQLTNTEKELYEDSTVNVKPKNSQHDLVQNKISAEITDKGGKLVQEEERERGSIGKEVYLSYLTTVKRGAFIPIIILAQSSFQALQVTSNYWIAWACPTTSDTEAVIGINVVLLVYSLLSIGGSLCVLVRAMIVAIVGLQTAQTLFTNMLRSILRAPMAFFDSTPTGRIINRASTDQSVLDLEMAMRLVWCALAIIQMTGTIVVMSQVAWEVFAIFIPITVACIWFQQYYTPTARELARLSGIQRTPILHHFAESLAGAATIRAFNQEDRFLKTNLGLIDDHSRPWFHNVSAMEWLSFRLNLLSNFVFGFSLVLLVTLPEGTINPSLAGLAVTYGINLNVLQATVIWNICNAENKIISVERILQYSKIKSEAPLVIENCRPPSNWPQDGTICFKNLQIRYANHLPDVLKNISCTFPGRKKVGVVGRTGSGKSTLIQAIFRIVEPREGSIMIDGVDICKIGLHDLRSRLSIIPQDPSMFEGTVRGNLDPLEKYTDQEIWEALDKCQLGALVRAKDERLSSSVVENGENWSVGQRQLFCLGRALLKKSSILVLDEATASIDSATDGIIQNIISQEFKDRTVVTIAHRIHTVITSDFVLVLSDGRIAEFDSPKMLLKREDSFFSKLIKEYSTRSQNFNSLANQRRE is encoded by the exons ATGAATCAACTTCAATTCTTCAACTCCTTTTCTCTTCCAA TTTATAAGCTTTCTCAATTAGGCGCGAACTGGCAATGGCGGGAATTTGATTCGACATCGTCGTGTTTGTGGGAGTGTATAAGTATAGGGGTGCACTTAGTGTTCCTGGGAAGTTTGTTAATTCAAATTCTTCAAAGCTTTGTTAGTTGGATATGGAATTCTTTCGATGTAGAAAGCAAATCGACGGATCAAGCTGCGGAAAATTGTCCCATCAGCCGGAAACTGAGTGTTTCTTACAGAGCCATTGTAGGTTGCTCCTTCTCGATGTTGGTGATTCATGTTCTTATGGTTTTCGTTTTGCAAAATGGAAGTGTTTCTCATTGCAATTCCAGAATCGAAGTTCTTTCTTCAGAGATAACGCGAGTGATTGCTTGGGGAGGAGCGATTTTCGCAGTTTTTAGGGTTTTACGCGATAAATCCGTCAAGTATCCTTGGATTCTAAGAGGATGGTGGTTTTGCAGCTTTGTTTTGTTGATTGTTCATGTGGGTTTGGATGCGTATTTTGGAAATGTAAAGCACTTGGGAGTGCAAGTGCAAGATTATGCCGAGTTTTTCAGCATTCTTCCATCGATTTTTCTGTTTGGACTTTCAATCTATGGGCATACAAACATAGTTTTCAATGTTCATAATGGCTTGGAAGACCCACTTCTTACGGAGAAATGCTTAGATCAAGAGAGGGATGAGAAGGATTCTCCTTATGGCAGGGCTACGCTTTTTCAACTCATTACCTTCTCGTGGCTCAATCCCCTGTTTGCTGTTGGATATACGAAACCTCTAGAACAAGTGGACATACCAAATGTTTGTAAGATTGATTCTGCAGAATTTTTATCCCATTCCTTTGACGATACACTAAATTTTGTAAGGAAGAAGAACAATAGCACAAAACCGTCAATATACGAAACAATATATTTGTTTGGTCGAAAGAAAGCTGCAATAAATGCTTTGTTTGCTGTGATAAGTGCTGCAACATCATATGTAGGACCTTACCTTATTGATGACTTTGTGAATTTCCTCACTCAGAAGAAAATGCGGACCCTATCAAGTGGATATCTTCTCGCACTTGCCTTTGTTGGCGCGAAGACGATCGAGACAATAGCTCAGAGGCAATGGATTTTTGGTGCACGTCAACTGGGTCTTCGTCTTCGAGCTGCTTTGATATCTCACATATACCAAAAGGGGTTGCGTCTGTCAAGCCGATCTCGTCAAAGTTGCAGCAGTGGGGAGATCTTGAACTACATGAGTGTTGATATCCAAAGAATCACGGACTTCAGTTGGTACTTGAACACTTTATGGATGTTACCTATACAAATTTCATTAGCTATGTACATTTTGCATACAAATCTGGGTGTGGGGTCACTGGGTGCATTAGCAGCAACTCTAATAGTCATGTCCTGCAACATACCAATGACCAGAATTCAGAAAAGTTATCAGACGAAGATAATGGAAGCTAAAGATAATAGGATGAAAACAACTTCAGAAGTTCTTAGAAACATGAAAACACTCAAGCTTCAAGCATGGGATACTCAGTACCTCCAAAAACTAGAAAGCTTAAGGAAAGTGGAGCATCATTGGTTATGGAAGTCGTTGAGATTAATGGGAATTTCAGCTTTTGTTTTCTGGGCAGCACCCACTTTTATCTCCGTTACAACGTTTGGGGTGTGTGTCTTACTGAGAATTGAATTGACTGCTGGAAGAGTCTTATCTGCTCTGGCTACCTTCCGTATGCTACAAGATCCCATATTCAATCTCCCCGACTTACTCTCTGCTCTTGCACAAGGCAAAGTCTCGGCGGATAGAGTTGCTTCATACCTACACGAGGATGAAATACAGCAGGATTCCATCACTTATGTTTCTAGAGATATAACAGAATTTGATATAGAAATAGACAATGGAAAATTCAGTTGGGACCTTGAAACAAGAAGGGCATCTCTTGATCAGATAAacttaaaagtaaaaaggggGATGAAGGTGGCAGTATGTGGGACTGTTGGTTCGGGAAAGTCTAGCCTGCTCTCTTGCATACTTGGTGAAATAGAAAAGCTCTCAGGAACAGTAAAGATCAGTGGTACGAAGGCCTATGTTCCTCAGTCTCCTTGGATACTGTCAGGAAATATTAAAGAGAACATTCTTTTTGGAAATGAATATGAAAGTATTAAGTATAACAGAACCATTAATGCATGTGCTCTGGCAAAAGACCTTGAGTTGTTTTCTTGTGGGGACTTAACTGAAATTGGAGAAAGAGGGATAAATATGAGTGGAGGACAAAAGCAGAGGATACAAATTGCTCGTGCAGTTTATCAGGATGCTGATATTTATCTCCTTGACGATCCTTTCAGTGCAGTTGACGCTCATACAGGAACTCAACTCTTTGAG GACTGTCTAATGGGTGCTCTCAAGGAGAAGACCATAATTTATGTAACCCATCAAGTTGAATTTCTACCAGCCGCTGACCTAATCCTG GTGATGCAAAATGGAAGAATTGCTCAAGCTGGAGGATTTGAAGAACTTTTGAAACAAAACATAGGGTTTGAAGTTTTAGTTGGTGCTCATAGTCAAGCTTTAGAGTCCATCGTCACAGTTGAAAACTCAAGTAGAAGACCTCAACTAACAAATACCGAAAAAGAATTGTATGAAGATTCTACCGTGAATGTGAAGCCTAAGAACTCACAGCACGATTTAGTGCAGAATAAAATTTCTGCAGAGATAACAGATAAGGGAGGAAAATTGGTTCaagaggaagagagagagagaggaagtaTTGGTAAAGAAGTGTACTTGTCCTATTTAACCACTGTGAAAAGAGGAGCATTCATTCCAATCATAATCTTGGCACAGTCATCATTCCAAGCTTTACAGGTAACTAGTAACTACTGGATTGCATGGGCTTGTCCGACTACAAGTGATACAGAAGCAGTAATTGGGATAAATGTCGTATTATTAGTTTATTCACTACTTTCTATTGGAGGTTCACTATGTGTGCTTGTGCGAGCTATGATAGTAGCCATAGTAGGACTTCAGACAGCACAAACACTTTTCACAAATATGTTACGCAGTATACTCCGGGCACCAATGGCATTCTTTGACTCAACTCCAACTGGTAGGATTATAAATCGG GCATCCACTGATCAAAGCGTTTTAGATTTGGAAATGGCTATGAGGTTGGTTTGGTGTGCACTTGCAATAATTCAGATGACAGGCACCATTGTAGTAATGTCTCAGGTAGCATGGGAAGTGTTTGCTATTTTCATTCCTATTACTGTGGCTTGCATCTGGTTCCAA CAATATTACACACCTACAGCACGAGAACTTGCTCGTTTATCTGGGATACAACGAACTCCAATCCTCCACCACTTTGCAGAATCCCTGGCAGGAGCAGCAACTATTCGCGCCTTCAATCAGGAAGATAGATTTCTCAAAACTAACCTTGGTCTTATTGATGACCATTCAAGGCCTTGGTTTCATAATGTTTCGGCGATGGAATGGCTTTCTTTCAGATTGAACTTACtatcaaattttgtttttggatTTTCATTGGTGTTGTTAGTAACTCTTCCCGAAGGAACTATTAATCCAA GTCTTGCAGGCTTGGCTGTAACTTACGGGATAAACTTGAATGTTTTGCAAGCTACTGTTATTTGGAACATATGCAACGCGGAGAATAAAATCATTTCTGTTGAAAGAATTCTTcaatattcaaaaataaaaagtgaGGCACCACTTGTTATTGAAAATTGCAGACCACCAAGCAATTGGCCTCAAGATGGGACCATTTGCTTCAAAAATTTGCAG ATCCGTTACGCGAACCATCTCCCGGATGTCTTGAAAAACATCAGTTGCACCTTCCCAGGAAGGAAAAAAGTAGGTGTTGTAGGAAGGACAGGCAGTGGAAAATCAACTCTTATACAAGCAATTTTTAGGATTGTTGAACCTAGAGAGGGAAGCATCATGATAGATGGGGTTGACATTTGCAAGATAGGCCTCCATGACCTGAGGTCAAGGTTAAGTATCATCCCTCAAGACCCTTCCATGTTTGAAGGAACAGTTAGAGGAAACCTCGACCCACTAGAGAAATATACTGACCAGGAAATTTGGGAG GCGTTAGACAAATGTCAATTAGGTGCTTTGGTGCGTGCAAAGGACGAGAGGTTGAGCTCTTCAG TGGTTGAAAATGGAGAAAATTGGAGTGTGGGTCAACGGCAACTATTTTGTCTCGGAAGGGCATTGCTTAAGAAAAGCAGCATTCTTGTCCTTGATGAAGCAACAGCCTCCATTGATTCCGCAACAGATGGCATCATACAAAACATCATTAGCCAAGAATTTAAAGATCGAACCGTAGTTACCATAGCTCATAGAATCCACACAGTTATAACCAGTGATTTTGTCTTGGTCCTCAGTGACG GAAGAATTGCAGAGTTCGACTCACCGAAAATGCTTCTCAAACGAGAAGATTCATTTTTCTCTAAACTAATAAAAGAGTACTCCACGAGATCTCAAAATTTCAATAGTCTAGCAAATCAAAGGCGTGAATAG
- the LOC103483408 gene encoding ABC transporter C family member 9-like isoform X9, whose translation MNQLQFFNSFSLPIYKLSQLGANWQWREFDSTSSCLWECISIGVHLVFLGSLLIQILQSFVSWIWNSFDVESKSTDQAAENCPISRKLSVSYRAIVGCSFSMLVIHVLMVFVLQNGSVSHCNSRIEVLSSEITRVIAWGGAIFAVFRVLRDKSVKYPWILRGWWFCSFVLLIVHVGLDAYFGNVKHLGVQVQDYAEFFSILPSIFLFGLSIYGHTNIVFNVHNGLEDPLLTEKCLDQERDEKDSPYGRATLFQLITFSWLNPLFAVGYTKPLEQVDIPNVCKIDSAEFLSHSFDDTLNFVRKKNNSTKPSIYETIYLFGRKKAAINALFAVISAATSYVGPYLIDDFVNFLTQKKMRTLSSGYLLALAFVGAKTIETIAQRQWIFGARQLGLRLRAALISHIYQKGLRLSSRSRQSCSSGEILNYMSVDIQRITDFSWYLNTLWMLPIQISLAMYILHTNLGVGSLGALAATLIVMSCNIPMTRIQKSYQTKIMEAKDNRMKTTSEVLRNMKTLKLQAWDTQYLQKLESLRKVEHHWLWKSLRLMGISAFVFWAAPTFISVTTFGVCVLLRIELTAGRVLSALATFRMLQDPIFNLPDLLSALAQGKVSADRVASYLHEDEIQQDSITYVSRDITEFDIEIDNGKFSWDLETRRASLDQINLKVKRGMKVAVCGTVGSGKSSLLSCILGEIEKLSGTVKISGTKAYVPQSPWILSGNIKENILFGNEYESIKYNRTINACALAKDLELFSCGDLTEIGERGINMSGGQKQRIQIARAVYQDADIYLLDDPFSAVDAHTGTQLFEDCLMGALKEKTIIYVTHQVEFLPAADLILVMQNGRIAQAGGFEELLKQNIGFEVLVGAHSQALESIVTVENSSRRPQLTNTEKELYEDSTVNVKPKNSQHDLVQNKISAEITDKGGKLVQEEERERGSIGKEVYLSYLTTVKRGAFIPIIILAQSSFQALQVTSNYWIAWACPTTSDTEAVIGINVVLLVYSLLSIGGSLCVLVRAMIVAIVGLQTAQTLFTNMLRSILRAPMAFFDSTPTGRIINRASTDQSVLDLEMAMRLVWCALAIIQMTGTIVVMSQVAWEVFAIFIPITVACIWFQQYYTPTARELARLSGIQRTPILHHFAESLAGAATIRAFNQEDRFLKTNLGLIDDHSRPWFHNVSAMEWLSFRLNLLSNFVFGFSLVLLVTLPEGTINPNPLREPSPGCLEKHQLHLPRKEKSRCCRKDRQWKINSYTSNF comes from the exons ATGAATCAACTTCAATTCTTCAACTCCTTTTCTCTTCCAA TTTATAAGCTTTCTCAATTAGGCGCGAACTGGCAATGGCGGGAATTTGATTCGACATCGTCGTGTTTGTGGGAGTGTATAAGTATAGGGGTGCACTTAGTGTTCCTGGGAAGTTTGTTAATTCAAATTCTTCAAAGCTTTGTTAGTTGGATATGGAATTCTTTCGATGTAGAAAGCAAATCGACGGATCAAGCTGCGGAAAATTGTCCCATCAGCCGGAAACTGAGTGTTTCTTACAGAGCCATTGTAGGTTGCTCCTTCTCGATGTTGGTGATTCATGTTCTTATGGTTTTCGTTTTGCAAAATGGAAGTGTTTCTCATTGCAATTCCAGAATCGAAGTTCTTTCTTCAGAGATAACGCGAGTGATTGCTTGGGGAGGAGCGATTTTCGCAGTTTTTAGGGTTTTACGCGATAAATCCGTCAAGTATCCTTGGATTCTAAGAGGATGGTGGTTTTGCAGCTTTGTTTTGTTGATTGTTCATGTGGGTTTGGATGCGTATTTTGGAAATGTAAAGCACTTGGGAGTGCAAGTGCAAGATTATGCCGAGTTTTTCAGCATTCTTCCATCGATTTTTCTGTTTGGACTTTCAATCTATGGGCATACAAACATAGTTTTCAATGTTCATAATGGCTTGGAAGACCCACTTCTTACGGAGAAATGCTTAGATCAAGAGAGGGATGAGAAGGATTCTCCTTATGGCAGGGCTACGCTTTTTCAACTCATTACCTTCTCGTGGCTCAATCCCCTGTTTGCTGTTGGATATACGAAACCTCTAGAACAAGTGGACATACCAAATGTTTGTAAGATTGATTCTGCAGAATTTTTATCCCATTCCTTTGACGATACACTAAATTTTGTAAGGAAGAAGAACAATAGCACAAAACCGTCAATATACGAAACAATATATTTGTTTGGTCGAAAGAAAGCTGCAATAAATGCTTTGTTTGCTGTGATAAGTGCTGCAACATCATATGTAGGACCTTACCTTATTGATGACTTTGTGAATTTCCTCACTCAGAAGAAAATGCGGACCCTATCAAGTGGATATCTTCTCGCACTTGCCTTTGTTGGCGCGAAGACGATCGAGACAATAGCTCAGAGGCAATGGATTTTTGGTGCACGTCAACTGGGTCTTCGTCTTCGAGCTGCTTTGATATCTCACATATACCAAAAGGGGTTGCGTCTGTCAAGCCGATCTCGTCAAAGTTGCAGCAGTGGGGAGATCTTGAACTACATGAGTGTTGATATCCAAAGAATCACGGACTTCAGTTGGTACTTGAACACTTTATGGATGTTACCTATACAAATTTCATTAGCTATGTACATTTTGCATACAAATCTGGGTGTGGGGTCACTGGGTGCATTAGCAGCAACTCTAATAGTCATGTCCTGCAACATACCAATGACCAGAATTCAGAAAAGTTATCAGACGAAGATAATGGAAGCTAAAGATAATAGGATGAAAACAACTTCAGAAGTTCTTAGAAACATGAAAACACTCAAGCTTCAAGCATGGGATACTCAGTACCTCCAAAAACTAGAAAGCTTAAGGAAAGTGGAGCATCATTGGTTATGGAAGTCGTTGAGATTAATGGGAATTTCAGCTTTTGTTTTCTGGGCAGCACCCACTTTTATCTCCGTTACAACGTTTGGGGTGTGTGTCTTACTGAGAATTGAATTGACTGCTGGAAGAGTCTTATCTGCTCTGGCTACCTTCCGTATGCTACAAGATCCCATATTCAATCTCCCCGACTTACTCTCTGCTCTTGCACAAGGCAAAGTCTCGGCGGATAGAGTTGCTTCATACCTACACGAGGATGAAATACAGCAGGATTCCATCACTTATGTTTCTAGAGATATAACAGAATTTGATATAGAAATAGACAATGGAAAATTCAGTTGGGACCTTGAAACAAGAAGGGCATCTCTTGATCAGATAAacttaaaagtaaaaaggggGATGAAGGTGGCAGTATGTGGGACTGTTGGTTCGGGAAAGTCTAGCCTGCTCTCTTGCATACTTGGTGAAATAGAAAAGCTCTCAGGAACAGTAAAGATCAGTGGTACGAAGGCCTATGTTCCTCAGTCTCCTTGGATACTGTCAGGAAATATTAAAGAGAACATTCTTTTTGGAAATGAATATGAAAGTATTAAGTATAACAGAACCATTAATGCATGTGCTCTGGCAAAAGACCTTGAGTTGTTTTCTTGTGGGGACTTAACTGAAATTGGAGAAAGAGGGATAAATATGAGTGGAGGACAAAAGCAGAGGATACAAATTGCTCGTGCAGTTTATCAGGATGCTGATATTTATCTCCTTGACGATCCTTTCAGTGCAGTTGACGCTCATACAGGAACTCAACTCTTTGAG GACTGTCTAATGGGTGCTCTCAAGGAGAAGACCATAATTTATGTAACCCATCAAGTTGAATTTCTACCAGCCGCTGACCTAATCCTG GTGATGCAAAATGGAAGAATTGCTCAAGCTGGAGGATTTGAAGAACTTTTGAAACAAAACATAGGGTTTGAAGTTTTAGTTGGTGCTCATAGTCAAGCTTTAGAGTCCATCGTCACAGTTGAAAACTCAAGTAGAAGACCTCAACTAACAAATACCGAAAAAGAATTGTATGAAGATTCTACCGTGAATGTGAAGCCTAAGAACTCACAGCACGATTTAGTGCAGAATAAAATTTCTGCAGAGATAACAGATAAGGGAGGAAAATTGGTTCaagaggaagagagagagagaggaagtaTTGGTAAAGAAGTGTACTTGTCCTATTTAACCACTGTGAAAAGAGGAGCATTCATTCCAATCATAATCTTGGCACAGTCATCATTCCAAGCTTTACAGGTAACTAGTAACTACTGGATTGCATGGGCTTGTCCGACTACAAGTGATACAGAAGCAGTAATTGGGATAAATGTCGTATTATTAGTTTATTCACTACTTTCTATTGGAGGTTCACTATGTGTGCTTGTGCGAGCTATGATAGTAGCCATAGTAGGACTTCAGACAGCACAAACACTTTTCACAAATATGTTACGCAGTATACTCCGGGCACCAATGGCATTCTTTGACTCAACTCCAACTGGTAGGATTATAAATCGG GCATCCACTGATCAAAGCGTTTTAGATTTGGAAATGGCTATGAGGTTGGTTTGGTGTGCACTTGCAATAATTCAGATGACAGGCACCATTGTAGTAATGTCTCAGGTAGCATGGGAAGTGTTTGCTATTTTCATTCCTATTACTGTGGCTTGCATCTGGTTCCAA CAATATTACACACCTACAGCACGAGAACTTGCTCGTTTATCTGGGATACAACGAACTCCAATCCTCCACCACTTTGCAGAATCCCTGGCAGGAGCAGCAACTATTCGCGCCTTCAATCAGGAAGATAGATTTCTCAAAACTAACCTTGGTCTTATTGATGACCATTCAAGGCCTTGGTTTCATAATGTTTCGGCGATGGAATGGCTTTCTTTCAGATTGAACTTACtatcaaattttgtttttggatTTTCATTGGTGTTGTTAGTAACTCTTCCCGAAGGAACTATTAATCCAA ATCCGTTACGCGAACCATCTCCCGGATGTCTTGAAAAACATCAGTTGCACCTTCCCAGGAAGGAAAAAAGTAGGTGTTGTAGGAAGGACAGGCAGTGGAAAATCAACTCTTATACAAGCAATTTTTAG